In Lates calcarifer isolate ASB-BC8 linkage group LG21, TLL_Latcal_v3, whole genome shotgun sequence, the sequence AACGggagagggaggtgtgtgtgcgtgtgtgtggagagaaTCAGACTGAGCATGTGAGGACAGTGGAAGGGAAAATCCTGACTGATGACACAGGCACAGTGAAAACCAAAGGAAAAAGGAGTAGGAAATACAAAGTggttaattataataatatccACAGATATGGCCAAATAAGGCCAGACTCGTGCCAAACGCTGAGTTCACACTGAAAGATCGTTTTTCATCCTAATCTAATTTTTTAAGGAATCTGGGCTGCTTTCACTTCCCATAgcaattagtttttatttattctaattATCTGTTTAGTCGGTCATTTTCTAAATTTCCCTTAACAAGGCTGTGGTGCCAGTTGCTCAGGAGGGGGCTGCTGGGTAtgtgccattaaaaaaaaaaaaaaacaaaaaaaaaaaaacagcctccCTTAGTCTGCCTCACGTTTCCACCATCAAGAATTGATTCCATTCACGCTGTGTGTGGGCTTACACTCAGGTATGAAGCCGTGGTTTCAGTGGCTAATGCAACTATCCTTATTGTATTAGTTCATGAGATGAAACTTCCTGTTTGATAGGAAAATTTTCTAAAAATAAGCCACATGCCAGCGCGTACTCACAGTATGCTCTGTTCTACAAGCAAATATCAAATGAAACCAAACACAGCTGGTTTGTTATCAAAGCAGTGCTgtaataaaatagaataaataatgaGGGATGGGAGAGTCATTTGAGACAGTCCATTAAAATGCTcccttttgttttattttcaattgCCAAGATATTttaatggatgaaaaaaaaaggagtaaaGTATCATTCTTTCCTTTGTTATGGATGACTACGGATGAATACCAACAAAACTTCTATCTTATCCTTATAACCAAGCATAGAAAACAACTGAACTGTTTATTATTAGTAATACTTAATAAACGGAAAAGGTGGAAAAGAGTtttaagaaacattcaaagcagaaaaacagatgtcTTGTTTATCTGGACTTCGATTCTTATAAAAATTCATACCTGCTCACCAGGACTTTCACTGTGACTGTTTTCATTGCAGGCACTGAAGGTAACAACCTTACTTTAAACTTAAAACAGTCCCACAAGAAATGTAAACAGACGCTCgacaaaatataaacacaattgCTTTCTATACCCTCCTCCAGGCCCCACCCCTAACCACCCTGGTTACAAGTCcaacaaacacaggagaaaacagagggGGTTTTAATGTGGGAAGGTAAAGCCAGCAGCAGACTTTTTAAGCAGGTATGCATCAcgttttctttttccacttaCATGAAATTTCCAACTCCTCACTCCCCTGTAGCGCAAATAACTTTAGTGAACATGTGATGTGTCATTTCAGGATGTCGATTTAGACACTGGATGATGGCTACACTGATCAACAGGAGGTTCCACTAGAATGTGGAGGAGAGTCTTTGTAATGCTGCCGTATAATGTGAGCAATCCCTGAAATTCATAGATGACTCACAGACTatcagccaaaaaaaagaaagaaaaaaaatgccagcTTTCAGTTGAACTAAATATCTAAGCCAAGATAGAGCGAAATACGAAAAAGGAGGAAGGGTGGAGCTCAAGAGGattcgttttttttttctcaatttatCTTTAATTTTGCTTGAAGTCCTTTGCCCTGCCCACTAGAAAAACATGTGGTTCAAATAAGTGCGACCCCCCACAGACCCCCTGAAGTCAAGCTCTCATTAGTGAATTATTTGGACAGAGTGGAACAGAGGAGTGGAAACGAGACTCTGTTGCAAAATACTGGCTGAGTCTGACATGACGGTTTAAGGGGTGGAGTAAAAGACTAAAAGGGGGTGTTCAAAACACTATGCAATAGTCTTACATGCTACAGGATAATAAATAGTAAGAAGGTCTGGATCAGGCCTATGTAACATATACTCCACTCACTCTGAGGCCTCATCATTCATTGGCTCACGGCCCTGGAATGTCACTCACATTCTCCCTGAccttcatctgtctctttctctggtTGCTCGTATATCTCTGCACTCctccatttgtgtttgttttaactttctCAGGACCCCTCCAAGGCCCACGCTCATGCATCGTACACCCAAGAGGACAGCAATTTCCCTCCTCCGTCCTCCTAGCGAGCCAGATTTTCTctacctctctccctcccacactGTCTCTCCCACTCACTGTCTGCGTTTACTCTCATGTGGGGCTGAGGCTGTAACGTCAGCTCGTTCTCACTcaatctcagtgttttttttcccccttacaTTTTACTAGTAAAACCATCACAGAGCTAGACGTGTTATGGCTCAGACAAAGAGACGAGTCATAGGTAATCTTGCTTAGAGAAAGTGAACTCACACTCTGGGGTTAGTAAGTGTTCGATAGGGGTCGCGTTGAGTCACCCAACTATTTGGCCTCTTACTCTTCACTGCGGGATGTCGCTTGTGAGTCAGGGCAGCAGACTGGACTGAGCTGTATCCTCAGTGTCACATGCTTTTCTTGAACGTCTCTTATTCTGTTGAActtctaaccctaaccatctAAAACCCAAACACACCAAACCACAAACCAGTATCTCAAGGGGTTGACTTTTCTTCGCTGGTGTAAAAGACAGATGTCCCTTCACTGCCCCACAGCACTCTCTGACTACAGACAATGTCGAACCTCTGGAAAAGGAAAGGTGTTTCAGCTTGGATGTGTTTTTGCTTAAGGTTGCGTGATGTTTTTCCAAACCAGTTATGTGAGGCTGGGGTGCGTCAGATGCCATGTGGGAAGTGAGTAAAGTTGTGGAGATGTGCACCTGTGCCGTATTTGTCCCTTCACTGCGGTGCCTGAGGTTTGATGGAGGCCAACATTGCTGTGCTCAGAAGGCAGGAAACTTGCCTAGAGGCATCTGGAAGAAGGCCAAAAGGAATCATGAGTGGGGCTGTACTTTTCTGTTACATGAGcctacattttaattaattggAAATTTGTTGTCGTTTTGTCAAGAGAGGTAGAGGCTTGAACACAGGCTATTTCTAAAAATTAATGTCATAATTCTAGATAAGCCAGGGGAGCTTTGGCTTTGACATGAATCACTTATCTAATCTTTAACTAATGATTCAGTTGTATCCCATTACTCACCATCTGCACATATTTCTGGTTAACCTCATGGACGTAGTTCCCTCTATCAGCAGCCTTATTGTAGGCTACAAACCCAACCGGTTATGCTACCCCTTTTCATGAGTATTTCATGAGTATTTACGTGAAGAGATACTGACCCCTGCTGGTTAATAAACTAAAAGAACTCAAATGGAAATACTCCTACTTGATATTTGTCCAATTTTAGTTTTGAATTGATATCGTCACGATATTTTCACGTCATGAAAATTAGACAGGGAAACACATTAGCCACTGTCAATGTGGAAAACCCATTTTAAGGCATATAAACCTCAATACAAGATGTAGCCTACCTAAGGCTGCAGTTTAACCTGgtgtattattatcattattattattattattattattattattattaccattataGTTTTGCATTAGTTAGATTATTAATTAAGAAAGACTcaattcaattatttatttttctttttgtattgaAGTTTCCTTGTCTTTACtacaaaataaattcatttttcttttaagtaaTAAAATTTAACAACACTCAAACAATTTCATTTATCTACATTCTTCTTCCGACGTAAGAGGGGTTTGTACGTTTCCATGTACATCCTGCAGTAACATTTCATGCTTTAAAgttaactttgaaaaaaaagtctttgcGACCTTTGCGACCGTCAATGGCGCACGTATCTGAAAACGGCAGCGAGAAGAAGATGGCGGAGGGAGGTAATGATGCAGAGCTACTCAAGGAGAAGGCGAATAAGTACTTCAAAGGTAATTTGGCAGACCTGTCAAGTCATTGACTTTTGTCAGCTGTTTGTAACAGCCAAAGATGTGGCCACTAATTACAGGACACGAATGTGTTGCGACACGGTCCTACCGGAGCCGGTCGCTAAGTTGGGCTAAGCTAACATCGCCCAGAAAGCATGCTAGCTGAAAACCCCATTCATTGGATTAGCTAATTCAGCTAACGCTAATGCATCGATGTTAACTTACGCCGTCACCCGTGTCTTGAATATGTGCACTTGCTCAGATTTGGTACCTTTTCTGGTGTGTTAAGCTATGACCCATGTGTTCTCTTTCAGTCGCATTAACAGGTTATTGTGTAATTTTATGAGAGGTTCAGCTACAACAACTAGAATTTTCTGTCAGCCAGCGACGCATGTGAGCACCAGCAAGGCATTTACTGGGCAATGTTGTAATGCTTTTTATCTTGCTTTTTCAACGCGGTTACATTTTAACTTAGCTGTGCCCGCTCATACCACACAGTAGCTAATTTTGTAAGAGGTTAACTAAATACTAATAGTCACGTTGTACTCCCTTTTGGTCCAAAAGATAATTTAGTTTGACTGAAAATCATCGACAACGAAAGTGAAATTCTGTGCCTTTGGTGATCTGTAACTTAAATTAAGTGTATTTCAGCAGTCTACTCTGTAGACTTTTACAAGGATTATGTTATAGATTGTACCTATTTGATATGCTTCCTGAAGTTTGGGGGATGTAGAGGCCTGGCGATTACCAGGGCTGACACCGTGATGAGTCAGAGCAGATGTAATGCATAGGCTGTCTGTTGTAAGATGGGAAGGATTTTTGCCGCCATCACCTATCCTAAtattaaatctctttttttcccaagtCATCATATTAGACCAGATATTGtcaaatattatataaaatgGAAAACTTGACCTAGTTTGTTGTCTGTTGGAAAAGGCAAGTACAAGTTTTGAACATAAAAGTTATCGAAACAAGATTCATTCAAATTTTTTGCAACAGAATTAGATCAAAGTACACCCGATTGGATAGAAACATTGCAAACATGAATACTTCACTGATATAAGTGCCTTATCACACTAGCTGTGATAATAAGAATAGCATGTACACATGTGTTGCCTgcaatgtgtttgatttttattttttttaataggaACTTTGTGGAACCCGCAAACTCAGTGTTAGTCCACTTGAAgatgtgacatttgtttttcagagaaaGACTATGAAAATGCTATCAAGTACTACACAGAGGCCTTGGAGCTCAATCCATCCAATGCCATCTACTACAGCAACCGAAGCCTGGCATACCTACGCACAGAGTGCTATGGCTATGCCCTGGCTGATGCTACGAAGGCCTTGGAGGTAGACAAAAACTACATTAAGGGATACTACCGCCGTGCCACCTCCAACATGGCACTGGGcaagtttaaagctgcacttaaGGACTATGAGACGGTAAGAAATATTGCATCTTTGGCTGTTTGTAGCAACACACTTAAAGCTGCCATGCAGTCTGAACTGAGAACATACCCTGATTTTCTCAAAAGAGAGAGCTCACCAGTTCCATCTGTTGATCTGTCACCATGAGTTAGGCTCTTCATGTTGCCTTAACAGCCCAAAATAGGGATTATCCTCTAATCCTGTCATGATGCCAATTAGATCCACTATAAAGGCACTCATACCACAGCTAATTTGGTGTCTATTGTTGTTCGTGCTATTCTCATAACAAGCAGTGTGAATATACCAGGACTGTGACAACAAAGGCCTCTAAACCTCAGCCATAGTCAAGCAATTTATTGCACTAACTAGACTAAGCGCcatgacaacagaaaatgacagttAATCCTCATGAAGCTGTGAGAGGCTGGAGCTAGATTCACATATATTTATAGATTCATACTGAAACTATACTGTAAATGCCATATAGATTGCCCATACATTCTGAATAGGGAAGCTTGGTTTAATtgcacagtaaaatattttcatccaGAAGAAATAAGATCTTTGATGAACTCTGATTACATTCTGTTCTCTGCAGCCACTCTGAGTGAATGTCTTTATGTCTGCCTTAATGCCTGTTTATGATTAaccctgtgtgtatgttttttcttccttctaATGATAGGTGGTAAGGGTTCGACCAAATGACAAGGATGCAAGAATGAAGTATCAGGAATGTAACAAGATTGTGAAACAGAAAGCCTTTGAAAGAGCTATTGCCagtgatgagacaaaaaaatctgttgttgaCTCTCTGGACATTGAGAACATGAGTAAGTTCCCTTTCAATAATTGgccaaatatataaaaaatatataaaaaatgtgatCCTGTAATCATAAACATGATGTCTTCTGTAAGACAGGAGCTTAGGATAAGAAAATGCACTAGTGATGCACTGATGTGAACCCTTTGATTCTCCTTTGACTGTTCATCTGAATTTAAGATGATCTTGTATTACAGCGATTGAGGATGACTATGTAGGCCCCAAACTTGAAGATAGCAAGGTCACATTGACGTTCATGAAGGAGATGATGGACTGGTTCAAAGACCAGAAGAAACTGCACAGAAAGTGTGCTTATCaggtaaacatgtttttgtagGTGAAATATAGTACACTCACTAAGGGGAAACTTACCTGTGCCTGTAATTaaacttttttgtattttttcagattttggtGCAAGTTAAAGATGTTCTATCAAAACTACCAAGTCTTGTTGAAATCACATTAAAAGAGGTGAGGACTATGCATATAATCACTagtgaaataaatgtaagtTTATATTAGTTCATGAACAtagtaaaataaacatcaatAAAATAGAATGCCATTCTTTGATTACCGACACTATGATCAGCACAACTGCAAAAATATTCCGTAATATTCCTGTGAccctgcaaaacaaaaatgttatgtttCGTCCATCATCATCTTCTGTTTTGACTTTAAGgtgctttgtttctctttgccacagacagaaaaaataactaTTTGTGGTGACACCCATGGGCAATACTACGATCTCCTCAACATCTTCAAGTTGAATGGCTTACCCTCAGAGACCAACCCCTATGTATCCTTTTTTTTgcagacagtcacacacaagGTTTTGATTTTGCATGCAATGTAGTTATCCTACTTGTCTCTGTCTGAAATGACAACAACAGCCAAAAGCCTCAAATCCAGCAACTTGTGCGTCATAGTGCTTAACCACAGAATTCAGCTGTTCAATGGTGACTTTGTGGATCGCGGCTCTTTCTCTGTTGAGGTCATTCTTACCCTCTTTGGCTTCAAGCTGCTCTACCCCGACAACTTCCACTTGCTTAGAGGTGAGaacactgcagtgtgtgcatgtgtagtaTCTGCAGAATACTGTATGCGTTGCTGTAACATGTCATATACTACATGTGTGTTGTCATTTACTTCCTTCTGTAAGATTACAGACTTTGTATTCTCTTATGAAGTTATTTAAACAGGATTATACACTATGCAATAATCAAGCTTATACCTGCAGGTAACCATGAGACAGACAACATGAACCAGATGTATGGATTTGAAGGGGAGGTCAAGGCCAAGTACACAGCCCAGATGTTCCAGCTGTTCAGCGAGGTCTTCCAGTGGCTTCCTCTTGCACAGTGTATCAACAGCAAAGTACTGGTAAGCAATGGCAGTGTCAGCTGAGAGCAGTCAAAGGGCTGTGTAActaattttgttgttgttcaccAGGGCCCTGCTTTTCATACGTTATCCGTATGAGACTGACGATTTAACCGTCTGGATTTTGGGATTCTTTGAATCTGGCTTAAAATAAGTCTATTATCATAGCTACAAGTTCTTAAGACCAAACTTGCATCccaaatgtgattttaatttcaGATACAAATGGCTTTCATAGATGTATAATGAAAACGCGTTCATATAGTTATGATTTTAGATGAGCGTGCCGGTTGTTGAGTAGTCATTGTGTTATGTTGCTGTAAATTTCACAGTTTAATTACCTAAGCTTACACATGATAAAATgtaaagcaaaataaaagtttgtacATAAAAAGAGAACCAGTCTGGATTTTGAGACACTGCAAGCAAAAAGACATGAActtattcaaaaaaaaaaaaaataaaaaaatcagactATTTAAAGACACAGGAACCAGAACATATGACATTTAATTTGATGTCAAAGTGAGAATTTGTCATTTCAGCACTAAAACTTATGAAATTGAGAATCCAACCCtgcaagttcaagagtaatgccaaactgtagatcagttaaaaaggcTTGGAGTTCATTAAAAACCAACATTCATCTCTGACATTCAGCAATGAAagtttgaaaatatcaagaattctaaaCTGTTCTGCATGTTTGTTAGTTTGACAGCACCTATTGTATTGGATTATGAGGAATATACACTGtttggctgtgtttcagttcagtgagtgggactgtACAATTGGTCAAATGAGTGatagtctttgttttctgtacatgaaaactgctTAACCACTCGGACTTGGAGCCCAACTGAATTGTTGCTTTTGGCTGCAGAGGGCcctgttgctcagcaaaagtttATTATGTTTAACTGCAGAAGTCAGTTTTTTAAGGGATTTTAGAAAGGTTTCTCATAGTGGATTATCACGTAAAAGTCTCTTACATGTTTATTGGGCAGAATCTCTTACACTGGTAATATCTAAAATAACTGATTAGAAATATGGAACAGTGGAAACATTTGTTTGACCACAAGGTAACTTAATCTGGTGTtaacaaatcaaagcaaaatTAGCTGGATGAGAATAAACAAGATTATTTTAGCCTGATTACAGCATGATAGCCTGAATTGGTTAAGCAACATTCGAAGAACATGACCTCGGCCCAGTCTTATTTATATACAAATTCTGTAGCTAGTTGGGTCCGTGGTTTGGTGTAGTAATGATACTAGACTGATAAGTATTATCTTTGCACGCCTGGAGAAATTATGGgcaaaaggaaaagagatggAAATAATAGACGCGCACACGCTCTCCTTATTTAAAATCAGTGTGTTTAAGTGTATGTTGATCTTTACCAGGCAGTGCAAATTGTGATTGATCATTTAAATACTTAAATGTTGTGACTGTCATTGAAGACTGTGTGTGCGTACTACTTTTTGTATGATGGACAAACAGGCATAATTTACCTGAATCTTACTGATGACTACTGTTGTTATTCATAATTTTTGCAATCCTCAGTGGTTTTATGTACTGTTGGACAGTCCTGATAAGCTTCTCTATCTCAGGTGATGCACGGCGGACTGTTCAGTGAAGATGGTGTCACATTGGAGGACCTCAGGAAGATTGACAGGAACAGACAGCCTCCAGACTCAGGTAGTGTCTGACTCCAAATGCACCATCAGTATATAACTGACTCTAAGAAATCATCTCTGGAAAggaaaatggaaacatttaaaCACCTTCCTTTTCCACAGGTCCCATGTGTGACCTCCTCTGGTCAGATCCACAGCCCCAGGTCAGTTCCCACCTACCAATACCTCATTTGGTCAGAGAGTCTGCTGGTTTATGTCACAGCAATATTGAGTCCACTTGTATCTTGGATTAAGAATTAGTTTGAccacttgtctctctctctctctctgtcctcctcatgCAGAATGGCCGGTCGATCAGCAAACGAGGCGTGAGTTGTCAGTTCGGGCCAGATGTGACAGAGCGCTTCCTGGAACAGAACAAGCTGGACTTCATCGTGCGTAGTCATGAGGTCAAAGCTGAGGGCTACGAGGTCACTCACTCAGGGAAGTGCATCACCGTGTTCTCAGCACCCAACTACTGGTACGTAATTGTGCCTTTTTACCTTAAAGTGTTGAGTCTGCTGTTAACTTCAGCTGTTGAGTGTTGTACTCTGCCTTCCTCCAGTGATCAGATGGGAAACAAAGGAGCGTATATCCACCTCAGGGGATCAGACCTCAAGCCAGAATTCCACCAGTTCACTGCTGTGGTCAGTATCCTGTAGTCTAAAGTGTAACAACTGTCAACCACTTGTTTTGGAATTGGGCTTTCTAATTTAAAGAATCTTTTTATACTAAGATGGTTCCtcttttcatgatttttgtcatctttatcaaaaccttttaaaatgcatgttgaAGTGTGATCTAATGTTTCGCTTTGTTTCATTCTCCTTTACAGCCTCATCCGAATGTCAAGCCCATGGCATATGCCAACACGCTAATGCAGTTGGGAATGATGTAGAGGCCATGCTAATCTGTCTGTGACACTGATGACCTCCCATCTGACCTGAACCATCCCAGCCACCTCACTCCCTCCAGTGCTCGGACATGCTCTCTCATTCATGCTTAGCCTAAGGGATCCCTCTCTCTGACAAACTTCCGCTAGTTGTATGCAGAAAACACGTGGTGTAGTTCAAATGGGAAGAGATCACTTAGACCAGATCAGCCCAGTCCAGAACTGGGCACATCCTTTCACGTTATCggttaaaactggaaaaaaaaaaacatttccattgtCCATTATCTCGTTCATGTGTTCTATcactgggtaaaaaaaaaaaaaccaacccTGAGAATTTCAGATCAGTCTCCTTGGAGCTGCttggtttttaaatatttgatataCTCAGCAGATGGCTTCAAATAGATGGTATGTACCAAAGATCTGTGATGAAAATGATTGTTCAGCTTTTACAAGGAGCATCTTGTGACTCTGAAACCTAGCATTGTACTGTTGGCCTGTGTACACGGCTTAGAGCATTGTAAAGTGGGTGAAGAGCAGCATGTCTATCAGTGTTTCTCAAACCATCCTACAGTATGTCAGTcaggttttttattttacaggaaTACAAAATATGATTACATATATGATCCCAGTccaaaaaaaagagattgaTTGTCTCTGGGTACACTCTTAAAGGTGCTGTTTGCCATTAGTGGTGTATTTAGCTGGTTCAGTCATGTAGCTGGTAACATTTATTTTGCACTGCTGCACTGCTTCCTGTTGAGGAAGATACCGCTGCTCTCCATGTTTTCATCCTTGACAGTCATTGTGCCACTCACCCGGCAGCTCCCGCACAGTCTACTTTCCAGACTAGCTTTGGTGTAAGGCAAACACTGATGGCACTCGATTACTGGTGACTTATTACCCCCTTATGTGGATGTCTTCAGTACACAAACGTCCAAAATGCAATCCTGTCTTGAAACGCACAGCTGCATTGTCCAACGGCCCTCAACTTTTTAGATAAAGAAATACACtgatgtgtatgtatatatactgtatcatTTAAAGATTCCGTGTAATGTTTGGAGAAAAttattgaataaaaaaaatccagtccTGTGATTTTAGAAACAAGCTGGTATCTTTCTTTATGTCAGTCAACATTGTCTGTgcctttttgtgtcttttttgtggACAGGGGTTTTGATTTTTGACTacctgtggggaaaaaaaaagcacttaatGTTATCTAATTATGCAGCAAATTGCGCGAGCGGCCTACTTTTTAGTCGCATTAATTTGACGTCACGAATCACGGAGACGTCACGAACAGCTGATCGTCATTCGTCAACCATGCGCCACGAGTTGACAACACAGCACGAGTTTCACCTTGTTGTGATCCCAGCTGGACACCGGAGATACCATCCTCAACGACGCCGACCTGAGATGCCGAAATATTGTTCGGTCCCAAACTGTAAGAATGACTCCGGGAGCGGCAGCGACAGG encodes:
- the ppp5c gene encoding serine/threonine-protein phosphatase 5, translated to MAHVSENGSEKKMAEGGNDAELLKEKANKYFKEKDYENAIKYYTEALELNPSNAIYYSNRSLAYLRTECYGYALADATKALEVDKNYIKGYYRRATSNMALGKFKAALKDYETVVRVRPNDKDARMKYQECNKIVKQKAFERAIASDETKKSVVDSLDIENMTIEDDYVGPKLEDSKVTLTFMKEMMDWFKDQKKLHRKCAYQILVQVKDVLSKLPSLVEITLKETEKITICGDTHGQYYDLLNIFKLNGLPSETNPYLFNGDFVDRGSFSVEVILTLFGFKLLYPDNFHLLRGNHETDNMNQMYGFEGEVKAKYTAQMFQLFSEVFQWLPLAQCINSKVLVMHGGLFSEDGVTLEDLRKIDRNRQPPDSGPMCDLLWSDPQPQNGRSISKRGVSCQFGPDVTERFLEQNKLDFIVRSHEVKAEGYEVTHSGKCITVFSAPNYCDQMGNKGAYIHLRGSDLKPEFHQFTAVPHPNVKPMAYANTLMQLGMM